Proteins found in one Labeo rohita strain BAU-BD-2019 chromosome 11, IGBB_LRoh.1.0, whole genome shotgun sequence genomic segment:
- the man2b1 gene encoding lysosomal alpha-mannosidase: MAALCISFLFQLFFCLVFSLPTGRNSICGYKSCPATNPSMLNVHLVPHTHDDVGWLKTVDQYFYGDRNNIQHAGVQYILDSVIDQLQKDPARRFIYVETAFFYRWWKQQSQSTQRIVTQLVNEGRLEFINGGWCMSDEATTHYSAVIDQMTLGLRFLNDTFGECGRPRVAWHIDPFGHAREHASIFAQMGYDGFFFGRLDYQDKARRMKTKEMEMLWRASESLTPPVADLFTGVLPNGYNPPEGFCWDQSCDDAPIRDDPDLEDYNVDEIVQLFVNTSYKQAAFYKTNHIIMTMGSDFQYENANLWYKNMDKLIKYVNALQAKGSKVNVLYSTPSCYLQELNLANFTWPLKTDDFFPYADAAHDFWTGYFTSRPALKLYERLSNSRLQTCNQLEVLGGPKSTSGPFGEGDSDTMKRAMGVAQHHDAVSGTEKQHVAYDYARRLATGWAHCEILVRNSLAVLSGSEAPRVFCENLNISVCPLTESSHKFSMNVYNPLGRTVSWPVRLPVNGSAYNVTDSTGKTVESQVVPLSKSTKEVRRNRGYAKGELVFQVEAPPLGYSTYIISMHKDEPQASSAKPTATRSIQNKFLKVTFDDTTGLLSSLTNLETNQTIRLTQNFYWYNASVGNTESPQTSGAYIFRPNSSDPLVINKTAEIQIVTLSNTVQEVTQWFSPWVSQVVRLYEGRKELELEWTVGPVPVADGLGKEVITRLETDIKSSDYFYTDSNGREVLERRKDYRPTWDLKQTEPVAGNYYPINSRAYIKDDKHQLTVVTDRSQGASSLYNGSLEIMLHRRLLHDDFRGVGEPLSEPGEFSDGLVVRGHLLLTLTPPDTAADVHRPLAQGMVLQPLLSFQDGTPSANTKLQFSGLQADLPPAVHLLTLSQWDKDLVLVRLEHQYEAKESKTYSQPVTVNLQKLFSTLKVLGASEMSLGANQWKEDMNRLQWNPEKTSKPLPLSAKDPSPGEVTLNPMEIRTFLLRVQQL, from the exons ATGGCTGCTCTGTGCATCAGTTTTCTGTTCCAGCTCTTTTTCTGTCTGGTGTTTTCTTTACCCACAGGTCGAAACTCCATTTGCGGTTATAAG TCATGTCCAGCCACAAATCCTTCCATGCTGAACGTCCATCTGGTTCCTCACACACATGATGATGTTGGCTGGCTCAAGACTGTGGATCAGTACTTCTATGGAG ACAGAAACAACATCCAGCATGCAGGAGTTCAATATATTTTGGACTCTGTAATAGACCAGCTACAGAAGGATCCAGCCCGACGGTTCATCTATGTGGAGACGGCCTTCTTTTACCGCTGGTGGAAGCAACAGAGCCAGAGCACACAGCGAATTGTTACACAGCTGGTCAATGAGG gTCGTCTTGAGTTCATAAATGGTGGCTGGTGCATGAGTGACGAGGCCACAACACACTACAGTGCTGTCATTGATCAGATGACTCTGGGGCTGCGATTCCTAAATGACACCTTTGGTGAGTGTGGGCGTCCCCGGGTGGCCTGGCACATCGACCCGTTTGGACACGCCCGAGAACACGCCTCCATCTTCGCACAG ATGGGCTACGATGGTTTCTTCTTTGGCCGTTTGGACTATCAAGACAAAGCTCGCAGGATGAAAACTAAAGAGATGGAAATGCTCTGGAGGGCCAGTGAAAGCCTGACGCCTCCTGTGGCTGATCTTTTCACTG GTGTTCTCCCCAACGGGTATAACCCACCTGAGGGCTTCTGCTGGGACCAGTCATGTGATGATGCTCCCATAAGGGACGACCCAGATCTGGAGGACTACAATGTGGATGAGATAGTACAGTTGTTTGTGAATACTTCCTATAAACAG GCTGCCTTTTATAAGACAAACCACATCATTATGACCATGGGTTCAGACTTCCAGTATGAGAACGCCAATCTCTGGTACAAGAACATGGATAAGCTAATCAAGTATGTAAATGCCCTGCAAGCTAAAGGAAGCAAGGTGAATGTGCTTTACTCAACACCGTCCTGCTACCTACAAGAACTCAACCTAGCCAACTTCACCTG gCCTCTGAAGACAGATGATTTTTTCCCCTATGCTGATGCTGCTCATGATTTCTGGACTGGATATTTCACCAGCCGACCTGCGCTGAAGTTATATGAGAGACTGAGCAACAGCCGACTACAG ACATGCAACCAGTTGGAGGTGCTTGGTGGGCCCAAATCCACATCGGGACCCTTTGGTGAAGGGGACAGTGATACTATGA AGAGAGCAATGGGTGTAGCCCAACATCACGACGCTGTGTCTGGGACAGAGAAACAGCATGTGGCATACGACTACGCCAGGAGACTGGCTACAGGCTGGGCACATTGTGAG ATTTTGGTTCGTAATTCCCTGGCTGTTCTCAGTGGTTCTGAAGCTCCTCGTGTGTTTTGTGAGAATCTCAACATCAGTGTGTGTCCCCTCACAGAAAGCAGCCATAAG TTCTCTATGAACGTGTACAATCCTCTGGGCAGGACTGTAAGCTGGCCTGTTCGTTTGCCTGTCAATGGTTCAGCGTACAATGTTACTGATTCAACTGGGAAAACAGTGGAAAGTCAG GTGGTTCCACTGTCTAAGTCCACAAAGGAAGTGAGGCGGAACAGGGGTTATGCTAAAGGTGAGCTGGTTTTCCAGGTTGAAGCTCCTCCTCTTGGCTACAGCACGTACATTATTTCTATGCATAAGGATGAGCCTCAAGCGTCCAGCGCCAAACCCACAGCCACTCGCTCCATTCAGAACAAG TTCTTGAAGGTGACCTTTGACGACACCACAGGACTGCTGAGCAGCCTGACAAACCTGGAAACAAACCAAACCATTCGACTCACTCAGAACTTCTACTG GTATAATGCAAGTGTTGGGAATACAGAGAGCCCGCAGACATCAGGAGCTTACATCTTCAGACCAAATTCATCAGACCCCTTAGTCATTAACAAGACTGCTGAAATACAGATAGTTACATTGTCCAACACAGTTCAAGAGGTGACGCAGTGGTTCAGTCCGTGGGTGTCTCAGGTTGTTCGTTTGTATGAGGGCCGTAAGGAACTGGAACTGGAGTGGACTGTGGGACCCGTGCCTGTTGC AGATGGTTTAGGGAAAGAAGTAATCACTCGTTTGGAAACCGACATCAAGTCCTCTGACTATTTCTACACTGATTCCAATGGCAGAGAAGTTCTAGAGCGACG GAAAGATTATCGGCCCACGTGGGATTTGAAGCAGACAGAGCCAGTCGCCGGAAACTACTATCCAATCAATTCTCGTGCTTACATCAAG GATGACAAGCATCAACTGACAGTGGTGACCGATCGCTCTCAAGGGGCCAGTAGCCTGTATAACGGCTCGTTGGAAATcatg CTGCACAGGAGACTGCTGCATGATGATTTTAGGGGAGTGGGAGAGCCTCTCTCTGAGCCGGGAGAGTTTTCTGATGGTTTAGTTGTCCGAGGGCATCTGCTGCTGACCCTCACTCCACCAGACACGGCCGCAGATGTCCACAGACCCCTCGCACAGGGTATGGTGCTCCAACCCCTGCTCTCCTTCCAGGACGGCACACCCTCTGCCAACACTAAACTGCAG TTCTCTGGGCTTCAGGCTGATCTGCCCCCTGCTGTTCACCTGTTGACACTGTCTCAGTGGGATAAAGATTTGGTTCTGGTTAGGCTGGAACATCAGTACGAGGCAAAAGAGAGCAAAACCTACTCGCAGCCCGTTACAGTGAACTTGCAG AAGCTGTTTTCTACTCTTAAGGTGCTTGGAGCATCTGAGATGAGTCTAGGGGCAAATCAGTGGAAAGAGGACATGAACCGCCTGCAGTGGAACCCAG AAAAGACATCCAAGCCCCTTCCTCTCAGTGCCAAAGACCCCTCGCCAGGGGAAGTGACACTAAACCCAATGGAGATCCGCACCTTCTTGTTGCGGGTCCAACAGCTGTAG
- the trmt1 gene encoding LOW QUALITY PROTEIN: tRNA (guanine(26)-N(2))-dimethyltransferase (The sequence of the model RefSeq protein was modified relative to this genomic sequence to represent the inferred CDS: deleted 1 base in 1 codon), giving the protein MLARTILQVSSRCTGLPLAFPKKRSSLLEILTTGHGFVFKKFRTMDSKKESEESQDATSAGADGATTAVPMEDTNPSSSAESIQTSSTEPGLLPGETVVREGKAAILFPSANEVFYNPVQEFNRDLTCAVITEFAREQLAQRGIRILVPGEKDRVVVQLSEEKNGTEGQEASEQPENEQQKEEEGDEKEYITASAGERCEQGLRVLEGLAASGLRSVRFALEVPGLKSITANDYSAKAAALIARSAQHNNVSHILQASQRDASMVMYEARGRKERYDVIDLDPYGSPSPFLDAAVQAVSEGGLLCITCTDMAVMAGNSGETCYSKYGSVSIKSKYCHEMALRIILHSLDQRAAVYQRYIEPLLSVSVDFYIRVFVRVKTGQAVVKNSASKQALLYNCVGCGAFHLQRMGKKMSQGKHMKYSAATGPPVGPNCEHCGQRHQLGGPIWAEPIHDNAFVQKVLGAVSGNPTRFRTSKRIEGVLSMVTEELQDVPLYYVLDHLSSTVHCNTPPMLQFRSALLHAGYRVSLSHACKNAVKTDAPAGVLWDIIRCWEKSNPVKRERLSETSPAHRILSTEPTLQACFEIREDANPQSRKRHLTRFQENPQANWGPKARAKAGGGISSELEDKRKQFQGKRKKQITDSSQLKSFPCKKFRKGTCTHGDKCCYSHELEQETEEKMD; this is encoded by the exons ATGTTAGCAAGGACTATACTTCAGGTGTCCTCAAGGTGTACTGGTTTGCCATTAGCATTTCCTAAGAAGAGATCCTCACTACTTGAAATCCTCACTACAGGACACGGTTTTGTCTTCAAAAAGTTCAGGACAATGGACAGCAAGAAAGAATCTGAAGAATCCCAGGACGCAACCAGTGCAGGTGCAGACGGTGCTACCACAGCAGTACCAATGGAAGACACAAATCCCTCAAGCTCTGCAGAAAGCATTCAGACCTCATCTACAGAACCTGGGCTTTTACCA GGGGAGACTGTTGTCAGAGAGGGAAAGGCTGCCATTTTATTCCCAAGTGCTAATGAGGTGTTCTACAACCCTGTGCAGGAGTTCAACCGAGATTTAAC GTGTGCGGTGATCACAGAGTTTGCTAGGGAGCAGCTTGCTCAGAGGGGCATCCGGATACTGGTTCCGGGTGAGAAAGATAGAGTTGTGGTTCAACTCTCAGAGGAGAAGAATGGAACGGAGGGCCAGGAAGCATCAGAGCAGCCTGAAAATGAGCAGCAAAAGGAAGAAGAGGGAGATGAGAAAGAGTACATCACTGCATCTGCAGGGGAAAGATGTGAG CAAGGTCTGCGTGTGCTGGAGGGTCTGGCGGCATCAGGTCTGCGTTCTGTGCGTTTTGCTTTAGAGGTTCCTGGCCTGAAAAGCATCACTGCTAATGATTACTCTGCTAAAGCTGCTGCCCTGATTGCCCGCAGTGCACAACACAACAACGTGTCCCACATACTGCAAGCCAGCCAAAGAGATGCCAG TATGGTGATGTATGAGGCAAGAGGCAGGAAGGAACGCTATGATGTCATTGATCTTGACCCCTATGGCAGCCCGTCTCCGTTTCTGGACGCAGCTGTGCAGGCTGTCAGTGAGGGTG GGTTGCTTTGCATCACGTGTACAGACATGGCTGTAATGGCTGGAAATAGCGGAGAGACATGCTACAGCAAGTATGGCTCTGTGTCCATCAAATCCAAATACTGTCATGAGATG GCTCTGCGTATAATTCTGCACAGTTTAGATCAGAGAGCAGCCGTGTATCAGCGCTACATTGAACCTCTCTTGAGCGTGAGTGTGGATTTCTACATCCGTGTGTTCGTCAGAGTCAAAACAGGCCAGGCTGTGGTCAAAAACTCTGCCAG TAAGCAGGCGCTGCTGTATAACTGTGTCGGCTGTGGTGCGTTTCATCTGCAGAGGATGGGAAAGAAGATGAGCCAAGGCAAACA TATGAAGTATTCGGCAGCCACTGGACCACCTGTAGGGCCTAACTGTGAACACTGTGGGCAGAGGCACCAG tTGGGAGGTCCCATCTGGGCAGAGCCTATTCATGATAATGCATTCGTTCAGAAGGTTCTAGGTGCCGTTTCAGGGAATCCCACCCGCTTTAGAACGTCGAAGCGGATCGAAGGGGTGCTTAGCATGGTGACCGAG GAGCTGCAGGATGTTCCTCTGTATTATGTTTTAGATCATTTGAGCAGCACAGTTCACTGCAACACGCCGCCCATGCTGCAGTTCAG GTCAGCTCTCCTGCATGCTGGGTACAGAGTGTCTCTCTCTCACGCCTGTAAGAATGCAGTGAAGACTGATGCTCCTGCTGGGGTGTTATGGGATATCATTCGCTGCTGG GAAAAGTCCAACCCTGTGAAGAGAGAGCGGTTATCAGAAACCAGTCCTGCTCACCGCATTCTCTCCACAGAGCCAAC TCTTCAAGCCTGCTTTGAAATCAGAGAAGACGCAAACCCTCAATCACGAAAACGCCATCTCACACGCTTCCAGGAAAACCCACAGGCCAACTGGGGACCCAAAGCACGTGCCAAAGCTGG TGGAGGAATCTCCTCTGAGCTGGAggacaaaagaaaacagtttcagggtaaaagaaagaaacagatcACAGACTCTTCTCAACTCAAGAGCTTCCCCTGTAAGAAGTTTCGAAAG gGAACATGTACACATGGAGACAAATGCTGTTATTCGCATGAACTCGAGCAAGAAACAGAGGAAAAGATGGATTAG
- the nacc1b gene encoding nucleus accumbens-associated protein 1 isoform X1: MAARREKESDSSIETLSSGLQARGLCSAGLYDMAQMLQMAIPNFGNNVLECLNEQRLQGLYCDVSVVVKGHTFKAHRAVLAASSSYFRDLFNSGSKSSVVELPPAVQPQSFQQILSFCYTGRLSMNLGDQFLLMYTAGFLQIQQIMEKGTEFFLKVSSPSCDSQGLHTEETPPSEPQSPVTQTGSGTVGGGAVATATARPASCLTPLPLVSRVKTEQQPQAQQPQQEASSYSVVCTPVAKRLWEGGSREGGGGSGGGGGMRKAARYSQEVARNMGGAPSQSAALLGGNGTTNSNSNNNNNNSGSTPEGTSPGTPSMYTSDSPISYHDDDEEEEITDETTEEQYRQICNMYTMYSMLNVGATANERVESLPDHLTVESRGRGVRVRQDLASLPTELIAQIGNRCHPKLYEEGDPAEKLELVTGTSVFISRAQLMNCHVSAGTRHKVLLRRLLAAFFDRSTLANSCGTGIRSSTNDPNRKPLDSRVLHAVKFYCQNFAPSFKESEMNAIAADMCTNARRVVRKSWIPKLKLLMAESDAYANFLPDAAKMESDGLAVEHAFETGSLEGGTASESGQSSTDALQGVSGDGNSLF; this comes from the exons ATGGCTGCCCGTAGAGAGAAAGAGTCTGACTCCTCCATTGAAACACTTTCCAGCGGATTGCAAGCGAGGGG ACTCTGTAGTGCTGGGCTTTACGATATGGCTCAGATGCTGCAGATGGCGATTCCCAACTTTGGCAACAATGTCTTGGAGTGTCTTAATGAACAGAGACTTCAGGGATTGTACTGTGATGTGTCCGTTGTGGTGAAGGGTCACACATTTAAAGCCCACCGGGCAGTGCTGGCTGCCAGCAGCTCTTACTTCCGAGATTTGTTCAACTCTGGAAGTAAGAGCTCAGTTGTGGAGTTACCACCAGCGGTCCAGCCTCAGAGCTTCCAGCAGATCCTTTCCTTCTGTTACACCGGCCGACTTAGCATGAACTTGGGTGATCAGTTTCTCCTAATGTACACAGCAGGATTTCTGCAGATTCAGCAGATTATGGAAAAAGGTACAGAGTTCTTCCTAAAGGTCAGCTCACCAAGTTGTGACTCACAGGGTCTTCACACGGAAGAAACACCACCCTCAGAACCCCAGAGTCCCGTTACTCAAACTGGGAGTGGTACTGTAGGAGGGGGTGCGGTTGCCACTGCAACTGCTCGACCTGCTTCCTGCCTAACACCCCTTCCATTGGTGTCAAGGGTGAAAACAGAGCAGCAACCTCAGGCCCAGCAGCCCCAACAAGAAGCATCATCATATTCAGTAGTTTGCACTCCAGTTGCTAAGCGTCTTTGGGAGGGAGGAAGCCGTGAAGGTGGTGGAGGATCAGGAGGAGGGGGAGGTATGAGGAAAGCAGCCCGCTATTCACAGGAGGTGGCACGGAACATGGGAGGTGCACCATCTCAAAGTGCAGCATTGTTGGGTGGAAATGGTACCACTAAtagcaacagcaacaacaataacaataacagcgGTAGCACGCCGGAAGGCACCAGCCCAGGCACCCCCAGCATGTACACCAGTGACTCACCAATCTCTTACCAcgatgatgatgaagaagagGAAATCACTGACGAAACGACAGAAGAACAATACAGACAGATCTGTAATATGTACACTATGTACAGCATGTTGAATGTAGGGGCAACAG CCAATGAACGAGTGGAATCATTACCGGACCACCTCACAGTTGAATCAAGGGGAAGAGGAGTTCGAGTGAGGCAAGATCTAGCCTCTCTTCCCACCGAGCTCATTGCACAGATCGGAAACCGCTGTCATCCTAAACTCTATGAAGAAGGTGACCCTGCTGAGAAACTGGAGCTAGTAACAGGCACCAGTGTTTTCATTTCACGTGCTCAGCTGATGAACTGCCACGTTAGTGCGGGCACACGCCACAAAGTGTTGCTCAGGCGGCTCCTTGCTGCCTTTTTTGACCG AAGCACTCTTGCAAACAGTTGTGGGACAGGCATTCGGTCCTCCACAAATGACCCCAACCGCAAGCCACTCGACAGTCGGGTTCTCCATGCTGTTAAGT TTTACTGCCAGAACTTTGCTCCTAGTTTCAAAGAGAGCGAAATGAACGCGATCGCCGCAGACATGTGCACTAACGCAAGGCGCGTGGTGCGCAAGAGCTGGATTCCGAAACTGAAGCTTCTGATGGCAGAAAGCGACGCTTATGCCAACTTTCTTCCGGACGCTGCCAAAATGGAGTCTGATGGCTTGGCCGTGGAGCACGCTTTTGAAACGGGATCCCTAGAAGGTGGTACAGCCTCTGAATCAGGCCAGTCATCTACAGATGCCCTGCAAGGTGTGAGCGGGGATGGTAACAGCTTGTTTTAG
- the nacc1b gene encoding nucleus accumbens-associated protein 1 isoform X2, protein MAQMLQMAIPNFGNNVLECLNEQRLQGLYCDVSVVVKGHTFKAHRAVLAASSSYFRDLFNSGSKSSVVELPPAVQPQSFQQILSFCYTGRLSMNLGDQFLLMYTAGFLQIQQIMEKGTEFFLKVSSPSCDSQGLHTEETPPSEPQSPVTQTGSGTVGGGAVATATARPASCLTPLPLVSRVKTEQQPQAQQPQQEASSYSVVCTPVAKRLWEGGSREGGGGSGGGGGMRKAARYSQEVARNMGGAPSQSAALLGGNGTTNSNSNNNNNNSGSTPEGTSPGTPSMYTSDSPISYHDDDEEEEITDETTEEQYRQICNMYTMYSMLNVGATANERVESLPDHLTVESRGRGVRVRQDLASLPTELIAQIGNRCHPKLYEEGDPAEKLELVTGTSVFISRAQLMNCHVSAGTRHKVLLRRLLAAFFDRSTLANSCGTGIRSSTNDPNRKPLDSRVLHAVKFYCQNFAPSFKESEMNAIAADMCTNARRVVRKSWIPKLKLLMAESDAYANFLPDAAKMESDGLAVEHAFETGSLEGGTASESGQSSTDALQGVSGDGNSLF, encoded by the exons ATGGCTCAGATGCTGCAGATGGCGATTCCCAACTTTGGCAACAATGTCTTGGAGTGTCTTAATGAACAGAGACTTCAGGGATTGTACTGTGATGTGTCCGTTGTGGTGAAGGGTCACACATTTAAAGCCCACCGGGCAGTGCTGGCTGCCAGCAGCTCTTACTTCCGAGATTTGTTCAACTCTGGAAGTAAGAGCTCAGTTGTGGAGTTACCACCAGCGGTCCAGCCTCAGAGCTTCCAGCAGATCCTTTCCTTCTGTTACACCGGCCGACTTAGCATGAACTTGGGTGATCAGTTTCTCCTAATGTACACAGCAGGATTTCTGCAGATTCAGCAGATTATGGAAAAAGGTACAGAGTTCTTCCTAAAGGTCAGCTCACCAAGTTGTGACTCACAGGGTCTTCACACGGAAGAAACACCACCCTCAGAACCCCAGAGTCCCGTTACTCAAACTGGGAGTGGTACTGTAGGAGGGGGTGCGGTTGCCACTGCAACTGCTCGACCTGCTTCCTGCCTAACACCCCTTCCATTGGTGTCAAGGGTGAAAACAGAGCAGCAACCTCAGGCCCAGCAGCCCCAACAAGAAGCATCATCATATTCAGTAGTTTGCACTCCAGTTGCTAAGCGTCTTTGGGAGGGAGGAAGCCGTGAAGGTGGTGGAGGATCAGGAGGAGGGGGAGGTATGAGGAAAGCAGCCCGCTATTCACAGGAGGTGGCACGGAACATGGGAGGTGCACCATCTCAAAGTGCAGCATTGTTGGGTGGAAATGGTACCACTAAtagcaacagcaacaacaataacaataacagcgGTAGCACGCCGGAAGGCACCAGCCCAGGCACCCCCAGCATGTACACCAGTGACTCACCAATCTCTTACCAcgatgatgatgaagaagagGAAATCACTGACGAAACGACAGAAGAACAATACAGACAGATCTGTAATATGTACACTATGTACAGCATGTTGAATGTAGGGGCAACAG CCAATGAACGAGTGGAATCATTACCGGACCACCTCACAGTTGAATCAAGGGGAAGAGGAGTTCGAGTGAGGCAAGATCTAGCCTCTCTTCCCACCGAGCTCATTGCACAGATCGGAAACCGCTGTCATCCTAAACTCTATGAAGAAGGTGACCCTGCTGAGAAACTGGAGCTAGTAACAGGCACCAGTGTTTTCATTTCACGTGCTCAGCTGATGAACTGCCACGTTAGTGCGGGCACACGCCACAAAGTGTTGCTCAGGCGGCTCCTTGCTGCCTTTTTTGACCG AAGCACTCTTGCAAACAGTTGTGGGACAGGCATTCGGTCCTCCACAAATGACCCCAACCGCAAGCCACTCGACAGTCGGGTTCTCCATGCTGTTAAGT TTTACTGCCAGAACTTTGCTCCTAGTTTCAAAGAGAGCGAAATGAACGCGATCGCCGCAGACATGTGCACTAACGCAAGGCGCGTGGTGCGCAAGAGCTGGATTCCGAAACTGAAGCTTCTGATGGCAGAAAGCGACGCTTATGCCAACTTTCTTCCGGACGCTGCCAAAATGGAGTCTGATGGCTTGGCCGTGGAGCACGCTTTTGAAACGGGATCCCTAGAAGGTGGTACAGCCTCTGAATCAGGCCAGTCATCTACAGATGCCCTGCAAGGTGTGAGCGGGGATGGTAACAGCTTGTTTTAG